Proteins from a single region of Pseudomonas phenolilytica:
- a CDS encoding acyltransferase family protein, producing the protein MQTSFHTRENNFDFLRFFAAALVLFAHSYPLVGRRGDEPLTVLTGYEKGGSIAVGIFFVMSGYLIASSWLASSSPQSFLLKRALRIFPALIVAVLLTTFVLGPLVTQFDLARYLAADGTWTYLQNILLVTRFELPGVFDGNIYPDVVNGSLWTLPLEVLMYIGVMILGLTGFLTRRRIFLPIAVLAVGHFWLLGKLGIDSYFIKNIFKLGLLYYTGSALFLYRDDVPWRGWIAALLFAALVATFRTDIGQLVYFVALPYLVLYLAYAPLPWVSRFGKYGDFSYGLYIYAFPFQQLAVYLFGPQIGVVGLSLIALVPTLICAALSWHLVEAPAMKLKRLFARAPQPGRAARGSEG; encoded by the coding sequence ATGCAGACCTCCTTCCACACGCGGGAGAACAACTTCGACTTCCTGCGCTTCTTCGCCGCGGCGCTGGTGCTGTTCGCCCACAGTTATCCGCTGGTCGGGCGGCGCGGTGACGAGCCGCTGACCGTGCTGACCGGCTACGAGAAGGGCGGCTCGATCGCGGTCGGCATCTTCTTCGTCATGAGCGGCTACCTGATCGCCTCGTCCTGGCTGGCCAGCAGCAGTCCGCAGAGCTTCCTGCTCAAGCGCGCACTGCGCATCTTCCCGGCGCTGATCGTCGCGGTGCTGCTGACCACCTTCGTTCTCGGCCCGCTGGTCACGCAGTTCGACCTTGCTCGCTACCTCGCCGCGGACGGCACCTGGACCTACCTGCAGAACATCCTGCTGGTGACCCGTTTCGAGTTGCCCGGGGTATTCGACGGCAACATCTACCCGGACGTGGTCAACGGTTCGCTGTGGACGTTGCCGCTGGAAGTGTTGATGTACATCGGCGTGATGATCCTCGGGCTGACCGGCTTCCTCACGCGCCGGCGGATCTTCCTGCCGATCGCCGTGCTCGCCGTCGGGCATTTCTGGCTGCTGGGCAAGCTGGGCATCGATTCGTACTTCATCAAGAACATCTTCAAGCTCGGGCTGCTCTACTACACGGGCTCGGCGCTGTTCCTCTACCGCGACGACGTGCCCTGGCGCGGCTGGATCGCGGCGCTGCTGTTCGCCGCGCTGGTGGCGACTTTCCGGACCGACATCGGACAGCTGGTGTACTTCGTCGCGCTGCCGTATCTGGTGCTCTACCTGGCGTACGCGCCGCTGCCGTGGGTGTCGCGCTTCGGCAAGTACGGCGACTTTTCCTATGGGCTGTACATCTACGCGTTTCCGTTCCAGCAGCTGGCGGTCTACCTGTTCGGTCCGCAGATCGGTGTCGTCGGTCTGTCGCTGATTGCGTTGGTGCCGACGCTGATCTGCGCGGCGCTGTCCTGGCACCTGGTCGAGGCGCCGGCGATGAAGCTCAAGCGCCTGTTTGCCCGCGCGCCGCAGCCGGGGCGGGCGGCACGGGGCAGCGAGGGCTGA
- a CDS encoding PA0069 family radical SAM protein: protein MPGLPQTPRGRGTAINPDNRFAPTRSEAYDDGWQQDVPPTRATEVRREIAKSVLTRNQSPDVGFDRSVNPYRGCEHGCIYCFARPSHAYWDLSPGIDFETKLIAKTNLAERLEAELSKPGYVPQPIALGVNTDAYQPLEREQRLTRQALEILLRYRHPVHIITKGSLVLRDLDLLVPLAEQRLVSVSVSLTTLDDELKRIMEPRAASPAARLRVLRTLHEAGVPVSVMCAPMIPMINDMELEHLLEAARGAGAASAGYVLLRLPHELAELFEAWLAEHFPQRAAHVMSLVRQSRGGRSNDSRFGSRMRGEGQFAELLAQRFRLACRRLGFNRREQNHGLDCSRFAPPGRQMNLL from the coding sequence ATGCCCGGCTTGCCTCAGACACCCCGCGGTCGCGGAACCGCGATCAATCCCGACAACCGTTTCGCGCCGACACGCAGCGAGGCCTACGATGACGGCTGGCAGCAGGACGTGCCGCCGACACGCGCCACCGAGGTGCGCCGGGAGATCGCCAAGTCGGTGCTGACACGCAATCAGTCGCCGGATGTCGGCTTCGACCGCTCGGTGAACCCCTATCGCGGCTGCGAGCACGGCTGCATCTACTGTTTCGCGCGGCCCAGCCATGCCTACTGGGACCTGTCGCCGGGTATCGATTTCGAGACGAAGCTGATTGCCAAGACCAACCTTGCCGAGCGCCTGGAGGCGGAGCTGAGCAAGCCGGGTTATGTGCCGCAGCCGATCGCCCTGGGGGTGAACACCGACGCCTATCAGCCGCTGGAGCGCGAGCAGCGGCTGACGCGCCAGGCGCTGGAGATCCTGCTGCGCTACCGCCATCCGGTGCACATCATCACCAAGGGTTCGCTGGTGCTGCGCGACCTCGACCTGCTGGTGCCACTGGCCGAGCAGCGGCTGGTCAGCGTGTCGGTCAGCCTCACCACGCTGGACGACGAACTCAAACGCATCATGGAGCCGCGCGCGGCCTCGCCGGCGGCGCGCCTGCGGGTGCTGCGCACGCTGCACGAGGCCGGCGTGCCGGTCAGCGTGATGTGCGCGCCGATGATCCCGATGATCAACGATATGGAGCTGGAACACCTGCTCGAAGCCGCCCGCGGCGCCGGCGCGGCGTCGGCCGGCTACGTCCTGCTGCGTCTGCCGCACGAGCTGGCAGAGCTGTTCGAGGCCTGGCTGGCCGAGCACTTCCCGCAGCGCGCCGCGCATGTAATGAGCCTGGTGCGCCAGTCGCGTGGCGGCCGCAGCAACGACAGCCGTTTCGGCAGCCGGATGCGCGGCGAAGGCCAGTTCGCCGAGCTGCTGGCGCAGCGCTTCCGCCTGGCCTGCCGGCGCCTGGGCTTCAACCGCCGCGAGCAGAACCACGGTCTGGATTGCAGCCGTTTCGCCCCGCCCGGCCGGCAGATGAATCTGCTTTGA
- the coxB gene encoding cytochrome c oxidase subunit II, protein MSRHPCIWMGLGLSTLVSQAQAAWDVNMRSGATEVSRSVFDLHMAIFWICVVIGALVFGVMIYSMIAHRRSRRQESANFHENTKVEALWTIIPLLILIGMAVPATRTLIHIYDSSESDVDVQITGYQWKWHYKYLGEDVEFFSNLTTPREQINNQAPKGEHYLLEVDQPLVIPAGAKVRFLVTAADVIHSWWVPDLAVKKDAIPGFVNESWTRVEQPGIYRGQCTELCGKDHGFMPVVVEVKSQEDYAAWMAERKAEAAKLKELTGKEWTLEELSARGEKVYQTNCASCHQPTGEGLPPMFPALKGSAIATGEAGGHINIVVNGKPGTAMAAFGKQLSEVDLAAVITYERNAWGNAKGDMVTPKDVLDFKQAEEATQ, encoded by the coding sequence ATGTCTCGACATCCATGCATCTGGATGGGGCTTGGACTATCGACGCTCGTCAGCCAGGCGCAAGCGGCCTGGGACGTGAACATGCGCTCGGGGGCGACGGAGGTCAGTCGCTCGGTATTCGACCTGCATATGGCGATCTTCTGGATCTGCGTGGTCATCGGCGCGCTGGTGTTCGGCGTGATGATCTATTCGATGATCGCGCATCGTCGCTCACGCCGGCAGGAGTCGGCCAACTTCCACGAAAACACCAAGGTCGAGGCGCTCTGGACGATCATTCCGCTGCTGATCCTGATCGGCATGGCGGTCCCGGCCACGCGCACGCTGATCCACATCTACGACTCCAGCGAATCGGACGTCGATGTGCAGATCACCGGCTACCAGTGGAAGTGGCACTACAAGTACCTGGGCGAGGACGTGGAGTTCTTCAGCAACCTCACCACGCCGCGCGAGCAGATCAACAACCAGGCGCCCAAGGGCGAGCACTACCTGCTGGAAGTCGACCAGCCGCTGGTCATCCCGGCCGGTGCCAAGGTGCGCTTCCTGGTCACCGCGGCGGACGTGATCCATTCCTGGTGGGTGCCGGACCTGGCGGTGAAGAAGGACGCCATTCCCGGCTTCGTCAACGAATCCTGGACCCGAGTCGAGCAGCCCGGCATCTACCGTGGGCAGTGCACCGAGCTGTGCGGCAAGGACCACGGTTTCATGCCGGTGGTGGTGGAGGTCAAATCGCAGGAGGACTACGCCGCCTGGATGGCCGAGCGCAAGGCCGAGGCCGCCAAGCTCAAGGAACTGACCGGCAAGGAGTGGACGCTCGAAGAACTCTCCGCGCGCGGCGAGAAGGTCTACCAGACCAACTGCGCCTCCTGCCACCAGCCGACCGGCGAGGGCCTGCCGCCGATGTTCCCGGCGCTCAAGGGCTCGGCCATCGCCACCGGCGAGGCCGGTGGCCACATCAACATCGTCGTCAACGGCAAGCCGGGCACCGCCATGGCGGCGTTCGGCAAGCAGCTTTCGGAAGTCGATCTGGCCGCGGTCATCACCTACGAGCGCAACGCCTGGGGCAACGCCAAGGGCGACATGGTCACGCCGAAAGACGTGCTGGATTTCAAACAGGCCGAAGAAGCCACCCAGTAA
- the ctaD gene encoding cytochrome c oxidase subunit I: protein MSAVIDDHGHAGHDHHHGPAKGLSRWLLTTNHKDIGSMYLWFSFCAFLLGGTFAMVIRAELFQPGLQIVQPEFFNQMTTMHGLVMVFGAVMPAFVGLANWMIPLMIGAPDMALPRMNNFSFWLLPAAFGLLVSTLFMEGGGPNFGWTFYAPLSTTYAPESVTFFIFAIHLMGISSIMGAINVIATVLNLRAPGMTLMKMPLFVWTWLITAFLLIAVMPVLAGVVTMMLMDIHFGTSFFSAAGGGDPVLFQHVFWFFGHPEVYIMILPAFGAISSIIPAFSRKPLFGYTSMVYATGAIAFLSFIVWAHHMFTVGIPLTGELFFMYATMLIAVPTGVKVFNWVSTMWRGSLTFEAPMLFAVAFVILFSIGGFSGLMLAIAPADFQYHDTYFVVAHFHYVLVPGAIFGIFASAYYWLPKWTGHMYDETLAKLHFWMSFIGMNLAFFPMHFVGLAGMPRRIPDYNMMFANFNMVSSVGAFMFGATQLLFLFIVIKCIRGGVPAPAKPWDGAEGLEWSVPSPAPYHTFTTPPDMDTLHEHRTGPKHD from the coding sequence ATGAGTGCAGTGATCGACGATCATGGGCATGCCGGGCATGACCACCACCACGGCCCGGCCAAGGGCCTCTCGCGCTGGCTGCTGACCACCAACCACAAGGACATCGGCTCGATGTACCTGTGGTTCAGCTTCTGCGCCTTCCTGCTCGGCGGCACCTTCGCCATGGTGATCCGCGCCGAGCTGTTCCAGCCGGGCCTGCAGATCGTGCAGCCGGAGTTCTTCAACCAGATGACCACCATGCACGGCCTGGTGATGGTGTTCGGCGCGGTGATGCCGGCCTTCGTCGGCCTGGCCAACTGGATGATCCCGCTGATGATCGGCGCGCCGGACATGGCCCTGCCGCGGATGAACAACTTCAGCTTCTGGCTGCTGCCGGCGGCCTTCGGCCTGCTGGTGTCGACGCTGTTCATGGAGGGCGGCGGGCCAAACTTCGGCTGGACCTTTTACGCGCCCTTGTCCACCACCTACGCGCCGGAATCGGTGACCTTCTTCATCTTCGCCATCCACCTGATGGGCATCAGCTCGATCATGGGAGCGATCAACGTCATCGCCACCGTGCTCAACCTGCGCGCACCCGGCATGACGCTGATGAAGATGCCGCTGTTCGTCTGGACCTGGCTGATCACCGCCTTCCTGCTGATCGCGGTGATGCCGGTACTGGCCGGCGTGGTGACCATGATGCTGATGGACATCCACTTCGGCACCAGCTTCTTCAGTGCCGCTGGCGGCGGCGATCCGGTGCTGTTCCAGCACGTGTTCTGGTTCTTCGGCCACCCCGAGGTGTACATCATGATCCTGCCGGCGTTCGGCGCGATCAGCTCGATCATCCCGGCATTCAGCCGCAAGCCGCTGTTCGGTTACACCTCGATGGTCTACGCCACCGGCGCCATCGCCTTCCTCTCGTTCATCGTCTGGGCGCACCACATGTTCACCGTCGGCATCCCGCTGACCGGCGAGCTGTTCTTCATGTACGCCACCATGCTGATCGCCGTGCCCACCGGCGTGAAGGTGTTCAACTGGGTATCGACCATGTGGCGCGGCTCGCTGACGTTCGAGGCGCCGATGCTGTTCGCCGTGGCGTTCGTCATCCTGTTCAGCATCGGCGGCTTCTCCGGGCTGATGCTGGCCATCGCGCCGGCCGACTTCCAGTACCACGACACCTACTTCGTGGTGGCGCACTTCCACTACGTGCTGGTGCCGGGGGCGATCTTCGGCATCTTCGCCTCGGCCTACTACTGGCTGCCGAAGTGGACCGGGCACATGTATGACGAGACGCTGGCCAAGCTGCACTTCTGGATGAGCTTCATCGGCATGAACCTGGCGTTCTTCCCGATGCACTTCGTCGGCCTGGCCGGCATGCCGCGACGCATCCCCGACTACAACATGATGTTTGCCAACTTCAACATGGTCTCCAGCGTCGGCGCCTTCATGTTCGGCGCCACGCAGCTGTTGTTCCTGTTCATCGTCATCAAGTGCATCCGCGGCGGCGTGCCGGCCCCGGCCAAGCCGTGGGACGGCGCCGAAGGGCTGGAATGGAGCGTGCCGTCGCCGGCGCCCTACCACACCTTCACCACGCCGCCGGACATGGACACCCTGCACGAGCACCGCACGGGGCCCAAGCATGACTAG
- a CDS encoding cytochrome c oxidase assembly protein gives MSESLPTARLVRRLLLVVAAMFAFGFALVPIYDVMCQAFGINGKTAGAYDGKQTVDAARQVRVQFLATNAAGMAWEFQPLAAQVEVHPGASQEIRFVAFNPTDKPMTAQAVPSVSPSKAAAFFHKTECFCFTQQVLQPGERIEMPVRFIVDRDLPADVRHLTLAYTLFDITSRQPPVAALATAAAKESLQ, from the coding sequence ATGAGCGAGTCACTGCCCACCGCGCGTCTGGTTCGCCGCCTGTTGCTGGTGGTGGCGGCGATGTTCGCCTTTGGCTTCGCCCTGGTGCCGATCTACGACGTGATGTGCCAGGCGTTCGGCATCAACGGCAAGACCGCCGGCGCCTATGACGGCAAGCAGACGGTGGATGCGGCGCGCCAGGTGCGCGTGCAGTTCCTCGCCACCAACGCCGCAGGCATGGCCTGGGAGTTCCAGCCGCTGGCCGCGCAGGTGGAGGTGCATCCGGGCGCCAGCCAGGAAATCCGCTTCGTCGCCTTCAATCCGACGGACAAGCCGATGACCGCCCAGGCGGTGCCGAGCGTCTCGCCGTCGAAGGCCGCGGCGTTCTTCCACAAGACCGAATGCTTCTGCTTCACCCAGCAGGTGCTGCAGCCGGGCGAGCGCATCGAGATGCCGGTGCGCTTCATCGTCGATCGCGACCTGCCGGCCGATGTGCGCCACCTGACCCTCGCCTACACGCTGTTCGACATCACGTCCCGCCAGCCACCGGTCGCCGCCCTGGCGACGGCCGCGGCCAAGGAGAGTCTGCAATGA
- a CDS encoding cytochrome c oxidase subunit 3, whose translation MSTQTHEQYYVPAQSKWPIVATIALLVTFFGLGTWFNDLKAERAESSGPLIFFIGALLIAYMMFGWFGAVVKESRAGLYSAQMDRSFRWGMSWFIFSEVMFFLAFFGALFYVRYWVGPWLGGEGDKGVSNMLWPGFEYSWPLLNNPDPKLYPAPEGTISAWGLPLVNTILLVSSSFTLTWAHHALRKNNRQQLKIGLAVTVLLGVAFLILQAEEYIHAYNELGLTLGSGIYGATFFMLTGFHGAHVTMGAIILTVMLIRILRGHFSAEHHFGFEAASWYWHFVDVVWIGLFVFVYVI comes from the coding sequence ATGAGCACCCAGACCCACGAGCAGTACTACGTCCCGGCGCAGAGCAAATGGCCGATCGTCGCCACCATCGCCCTGCTGGTCACCTTCTTCGGCCTGGGCACTTGGTTCAACGATCTGAAGGCCGAGCGCGCCGAATCCAGCGGCCCGCTGATCTTCTTCATCGGCGCGCTGCTGATCGCCTACATGATGTTCGGCTGGTTCGGCGCGGTGGTGAAGGAGAGCCGCGCCGGGCTGTACAGCGCGCAGATGGACCGCTCGTTCCGCTGGGGCATGAGCTGGTTCATCTTCTCCGAGGTGATGTTCTTCCTGGCGTTCTTCGGCGCGCTGTTCTACGTGCGCTACTGGGTCGGCCCCTGGCTTGGCGGTGAAGGTGACAAGGGCGTCAGCAACATGCTGTGGCCGGGCTTCGAGTACAGCTGGCCGCTGCTGAACAATCCCGATCCCAAGCTCTATCCGGCGCCGGAAGGCACCATCAGCGCCTGGGGTCTGCCGCTGGTCAACACCATCCTGCTGGTGTCCTCCAGCTTCACCCTGACCTGGGCGCACCACGCGCTGCGCAAGAACAATCGTCAGCAGCTGAAGATCGGTCTGGCGGTGACGGTTCTGCTCGGCGTGGCCTTCCTGATCCTGCAGGCCGAGGAATACATCCACGCCTACAACGAGCTGGGGCTGACGCTCGGCTCGGGCATCTACGGCGCGACGTTCTTCATGCTCACCGGCTTCCACGGCGCGCACGTGACCATGGGCGCGATCATCCTCACGGTGATGCTGATCCGCATCCTGCGCGGGCATTTCAGTGCCGAACACCACTTCGGCTTCGAGGCGGCGAGCTGGTACTGGCACTTCGTCGACGTGGTGTGGATCGGCCTGTTCGTCTTCGTCTACGTGATCTAG
- a CDS encoding twin transmembrane helix small protein, with product MLKTAIVLSLVATLVSLFSGLFFLVRDEGRRSRVIAALFVRVCLAALTVALIAWGFWSGELRPGLAS from the coding sequence ATGCTCAAGACGGCGATCGTCCTGTCGTTAGTGGCCACGCTGGTCAGTCTGTTCAGTGGCCTGTTCTTCCTGGTGCGCGACGAGGGGCGCCGCTCTCGCGTGATCGCGGCGCTGTTCGTGCGCGTCTGCCTGGCTGCGCTGACCGTTGCGCTGATCGCCTGGGGCTTCTGGTCCGGCGAACTGCGCCCGGGGCTGGCTTCCTAG
- a CDS encoding SURF1 family protein translates to MSRFRPGLLPTLLVLALLPLLVWLGFWQLERSEQKRELLERQQARQEAAPLTPEQLDGSAGQAYARVYLQGRFDAAHSFLLDSRTRDGQVGVELLQPFYDEPSGRWLLINRGWLPWPDRRIAPQFDTPQQPLKLAAWLYVPPGKPFVFSERMAEGWPRLISHVDVPALWALLGRDGVAQELRLEPGPSAYRADWPVTSMSPQQHVGYAVQWFALAAALLALFVYFGVHQARGARHEPDESDHDRH, encoded by the coding sequence ATGAGCCGCTTCCGCCCGGGGCTGCTGCCGACCCTGCTGGTGTTGGCGCTGCTGCCGCTGCTGGTCTGGCTGGGTTTCTGGCAGCTGGAACGCAGCGAGCAGAAGCGCGAGCTGCTGGAGCGCCAGCAGGCCCGCCAGGAGGCCGCGCCGCTGACGCCGGAGCAGCTCGACGGCAGCGCCGGGCAGGCCTACGCGCGCGTGTACCTGCAGGGGCGCTTCGATGCCGCGCACAGCTTCCTGCTCGACAGCCGCACGCGCGACGGCCAGGTCGGCGTGGAGCTGCTGCAGCCCTTCTACGACGAACCCAGCGGTCGCTGGCTGCTGATCAACCGCGGCTGGCTGCCCTGGCCGGACCGGCGCATCGCCCCGCAGTTCGACACACCGCAGCAGCCCCTCAAGCTCGCCGCCTGGCTGTACGTGCCGCCGGGCAAACCGTTCGTCTTCAGCGAGCGCATGGCCGAGGGCTGGCCGCGGCTGATCAGCCACGTCGATGTTCCGGCGCTGTGGGCGCTGCTCGGCCGCGACGGCGTGGCCCAAGAACTGCGCCTGGAGCCCGGCCCGAGCGCCTACCGCGCGGACTGGCCGGTAACCAGCATGAGTCCGCAGCAGCACGTCGGCTATGCGGTGCAGTGGTTCGCCCTGGCCGCGGCGCTGCTGGCGCTGTTCGTCTATTTCGGCGTGCATCAGGCACGAGGAGCACGGCATGAACCCGATGAATCCGACCATGACCGCCACTGA